TAGTGCGGTTCACATGACCGCTGGCCATAATGCCCTCCGCGGATCAGGTCCCGGTCAAAACCACGCATTCAAAGATGCTCTGGCCCGTTGTGGGTTGTCCTGATCGCCGGATCGACCGGCTCTGCATTACGTGCTGTTCGCCCTCCCAACCGTCACATCACGCCGGATGTCCGGTGTGATCTCGTTTACGCCGCGAGCGCGGCAGGTTCTCTGTACCGCTCACCTCTCGCCATCATCGCCCATGCCATCCTGGCGAGCTTGTTGGCCAGCGCGATGGCCGCGACCTTTGTGGGTCGCCGCGCCAACAACGCGGTGAGCCATGGCCGATGTTTGGTGCCATGGATTTTGGCATAGCGGATCACGGCGAGTGCGCCCGCCGTGAACAGGCTGCGCAGATAGCGATCGCCTCGCTTGCTGATGCTGCCGAGCCGCTCCTTCCCCCCGCTCGAGTTCTGCTTTGGCACGAGCCCGATCCATGCCGAGAAGTCCCGCCCTGATCGGAAAGCTTTCGGATCTGCAACGCTGGCAACCAGGGCGGTCGCCAGCGCCGGGCCGACGCCGGGAATCTCATCGAGCCGTTTGCTTATCTCGCTGGAGCGGTGCCAGGCTCTGATCAAGCGATCGAACTGGAGGACCTGTGCCTTCAACATCTGCAGTTGGGCGCCTAGAGCGGCAACACACGCACGTGCGACCGCGGGCAATCGTTTGTCATTCGCATCGGCGACGACGCCGAGTAGTTGGTCAACCCCGTTACGTCCGACCGGTGCAACGATTCCAAACTCGGCAAGATGAGCACGGATAGCATTGATCACCGCAGTCTGTTGGCGGATGAAGAGATGGCGCGTGCGATGGAGCATCAGGCAGCCTTGCTGCTCAGTCGTCTTGGTCTCGACGAACCGCATGTTCGGCCGGCCTACCGCCTCGCAAATGGCCTCGGCGTCGGTAGCGTCGTTCTTCTGTCGTTTGACGTAGGGCTTCACGTAGGCAGGTGGCATGAGCCGAACACGGTGGCCAAGCGCGCGGAGCTCACGAGACCAATGATGCGAAGAGGCACATGCTTCGATGCCAACCAGGCACGGCGGCAGCTTCTGAAAGAATGCCAGAACGTAGCGGCGCTTCAGTTGACGGCGGATAATTACATTGCCTTCTGCATCGA
This region of Candidatus Saccharimonadia bacterium genomic DNA includes:
- a CDS encoding IS110 family transposase, encoding MQAVTTIGLDIAKSVFQVHGVDAEGNVIIRRQLKRRYVLAFFQKLPPCLVGIEACASSHHWSRELRALGHRVRLMPPAYVKPYVKRQKNDATDAEAICEAVGRPNMRFVETKTTEQQGCLMLHRTRHLFIRQQTAVINAIRAHLAEFGIVAPVGRNGVDQLLGVVADANDKRLPAVARACVAALGAQLQMLKAQVLQFDRLIRAWHRSSEISKRLDEIPGVGPALATALVASVADPKAFRSGRDFSAWIGLVPKQNSSGGKERLGSISKRGDRYLRSLFTAGALAVIRYAKIHGTKHRPWLTALLARRPTKVAAIALANKLARMAWAMMARGERYREPAALAA